In Paenibacillus algicola, a genomic segment contains:
- a CDS encoding glycosyltransferase, whose amino-acid sequence MRELKVAIVHDYLNQMGGAERVVAVLHRMFPDAPIYTTIMDRSKLLPELQDADIRTTWMQGIPGIFSKFKLFFWLYPFAVRSMDLEGYDLILSSSSAYAKGVRKGRGALHVCYCHTPMRFAWSFESYMEGVKVPRALKLLAKWLTYPLQIWDQRNSRQVDRLIANSTTVKERIRRHYGAEAQIIFPPVDIDRFEISDYKPGDYYLVVSRLVSYKKIELAVKACTRTKQRLLIVGDGPDRKRLEEMAGETVTFLGRESDETVVRRMQHCKALIFPGMEDFGITPLEVNACGRPIIAYREGGALDTVAAGRTGLFFEEQSVHSLISAMKRFEQQAWDPAAIRRHAQAFSEDVFIRRMQGVIEGMQHTQPGPARITEVKRSG is encoded by the coding sequence ATGAGAGAGCTGAAGGTGGCCATCGTGCATGATTATTTGAACCAGATGGGAGGCGCGGAGCGGGTTGTAGCGGTGCTGCACCGCATGTTTCCGGATGCGCCGATCTATACAACGATAATGGATCGCAGCAAGCTGCTGCCGGAGCTTCAGGATGCGGATATCCGGACCACCTGGATGCAGGGCATTCCCGGTATATTCAGCAAATTCAAGCTGTTCTTCTGGCTGTATCCCTTTGCTGTAAGGTCGATGGATCTGGAGGGCTATGACTTGATCCTCAGCTCCAGCAGTGCTTATGCCAAGGGAGTCCGAAAAGGACGGGGGGCGCTGCACGTCTGCTACTGCCATACTCCGATGCGCTTTGCGTGGAGCTTCGAGTCGTATATGGAAGGGGTAAAGGTACCCAGAGCCTTAAAGCTGCTGGCCAAATGGCTGACCTATCCGCTGCAAATCTGGGATCAGCGGAACTCCAGGCAGGTGGACCGGCTGATCGCCAATTCGACGACTGTGAAAGAACGGATTCGCCGCCACTATGGAGCAGAAGCACAAATTATTTTTCCCCCGGTTGATATTGACCGCTTTGAGATCAGTGACTACAAGCCGGGAGATTACTACTTGGTAGTTTCCAGGCTCGTATCTTATAAGAAGATTGAGCTTGCCGTGAAGGCATGCACGAGAACGAAGCAGCGGCTGCTGATTGTCGGGGATGGCCCGGACCGTAAGCGGCTGGAGGAGATGGCTGGGGAGACGGTAACCTTTTTGGGCAGAGAAAGTGATGAGACGGTCGTTCGCCGCATGCAGCATTGCAAGGCGCTGATCTTTCCGGGAATGGAGGACTTCGGGATTACGCCGCTGGAGGTAAACGCTTGTGGAAGGCCAATCATTGCCTACCGCGAAGGCGGAGCACTGGACACAGTGGCTGCAGGCAGGACGGGGCTGTTCTTTGAAGAGCAGTCCGTACACTCTCTCATTTCAGCCATGAAGCGGTTTGAACAGCAAGCCTGGGACCCGGCCGCCATACGCAGACATGCGCAGGCCTTTAGTGAGGACGTATTTATCCGCCGGATGCAGGGAGTCATTGAGGGCATGCAGCATACCCAACCGGGCCCAGCCCGAATTACAGAAGTGAAAAGGAGCGGGTAA
- a CDS encoding nucleotidyltransferase domain-containing protein: MKTRGILERSSSTMPKELVFMLRLLREEVPAEALVRQCPPQLDWNLLVRLAMHHRVFPRVYLRLKELPKRLVPDDILEALRRQYQSNTVQMLHLTREMSTIQAALEKSGIRCLFLKGPSLAMQLYGDVSLRTSKDLDLLLHQDEVEKAEGVLKELGYIPEEERVLANWKQTSHHVSLKHAAHAAQVEIHWRLNPHFSKAYSFDQLWSRRSAISVSGQTVYGLGHEDLLGYLTDHGARHGWFRLRWLMDIVKLTPRLDALLLEHHLREQGGEHYAGQAWILASALFYVRIPVELHPFMKSTKSRQLAAMALHYIERIVQLNPVPEKSVAWHYNRYLIALMDGKQRAAYFRNKLLPNSRDAMQLPLPRELHFLYYVLRPVLWSWRRLQALSKNPFAGRN; the protein is encoded by the coding sequence TTGAAAACCCGCGGGATTCTAGAACGAAGCAGCTCTACAATGCCCAAAGAGCTGGTGTTTATGCTGCGGCTGCTGCGCGAGGAGGTCCCGGCAGAAGCCTTGGTCCGGCAATGTCCGCCGCAGCTGGATTGGAATCTGCTGGTCCGGCTGGCCATGCATCATCGGGTGTTTCCGCGCGTTTATCTGCGGCTGAAGGAGCTGCCGAAACGGCTGGTTCCGGATGACATTCTCGAAGCTCTTCGCCGGCAATACCAGAGCAATACAGTCCAGATGCTGCATTTGACCCGGGAGATGAGCACCATTCAGGCGGCGCTGGAGAAGTCCGGAATCCGCTGCCTGTTTCTGAAAGGACCTTCTCTTGCGATGCAGCTGTATGGGGATGTGTCTCTTCGGACCTCCAAGGATCTGGATCTGCTGCTGCATCAAGACGAGGTCGAGAAAGCCGAGGGAGTATTGAAGGAGCTCGGGTACATCCCGGAAGAGGAGCGTGTCCTGGCGAACTGGAAGCAGACCAGTCACCATGTTTCGTTAAAGCATGCGGCGCACGCGGCTCAGGTGGAGATCCATTGGCGCCTCAATCCGCACTTCAGCAAAGCGTATTCCTTTGATCAGCTCTGGTCCCGGCGCAGCGCCATCTCGGTGTCCGGGCAGACCGTATACGGATTGGGGCATGAGGATCTGCTCGGGTATTTGACCGACCACGGGGCGAGGCACGGCTGGTTCCGTCTCCGCTGGCTGATGGATATAGTCAAGCTGACTCCGCGACTAGACGCTCTTCTCCTGGAGCATCATCTACGGGAGCAGGGAGGGGAGCATTATGCGGGGCAGGCCTGGATTCTGGCGTCGGCACTGTTCTACGTCCGGATTCCGGTAGAGCTGCATCCCTTCATGAAAAGCACGAAGAGCCGGCAGCTGGCCGCCATGGCGCTTCATTACATTGAACGAATCGTTCAGCTCAATCCAGTCCCGGAAAAAAGCGTAGCCTGGCACTATAACCGTTACTTGATTGCACTTATGGACGGAAAACAAAGAGCGGCTTATTTCCGAAACAAGCTGCTTCCGAACTCCAGAGATGCTATGCAGCTGCCGCTTCCACGGGAGCTCCATTTCTTGTATTACGTGCTTCGGCCGGTGCTGTGGTCCTGGCGCCGTCTCCAGGCCTTGTCCAAAAATCCATTCGCGGGGAGGAATTAA
- a CDS encoding SGNH/GDSL hydrolase family protein has product MRIIFLGGSITEGLGVARSGKTYANLLKFKMSVKCSQKIEILNFGASAMQINESRMKYESKILELKPELIVFAHGNTEAVVREQRKFLRYLPRRWRRPGWMDPRPYYSTRRLRRWLEKLESGLRWRVKVSIIRIFGGKQWMGVEDFKRHTMEFVQAILKYSPDTKIILLTPGDIEERYFPGSPESMKLYREAIHDVYKSFKSSGRLFMCDSSVKLHKWDDYFMDRFHPNELGHDKIAEALMDTIDDQNVLPDYTQLLEEVAQ; this is encoded by the coding sequence ATGCGGATCATATTTTTAGGCGGTTCAATTACTGAAGGATTGGGAGTGGCACGTTCGGGTAAAACCTATGCAAATCTTTTGAAGTTTAAAATGAGTGTCAAATGTTCACAGAAAATCGAAATACTAAATTTTGGTGCCAGCGCTATGCAGATTAATGAATCCAGGATGAAATACGAAAGCAAGATTTTGGAACTGAAGCCGGAATTGATTGTCTTTGCACATGGAAATACTGAAGCGGTTGTAAGAGAACAAAGAAAGTTTTTGCGTTATTTACCTCGGCGATGGAGAAGGCCAGGATGGATGGATCCTAGACCTTATTATTCGACGCGAAGGCTTAGAAGATGGCTAGAAAAACTAGAATCAGGGCTCCGTTGGAGGGTAAAGGTTTCAATAATTAGAATATTTGGCGGAAAGCAGTGGATGGGTGTGGAGGACTTTAAACGTCACACGATGGAATTTGTTCAAGCGATACTCAAGTATAGTCCGGATACTAAAATCATCCTTCTGACACCTGGTGATATAGAGGAGAGGTATTTTCCTGGCTCACCTGAGTCCATGAAGCTGTATCGAGAAGCAATTCATGATGTGTATAAAAGCTTTAAATCCAGCGGCAGATTGTTTATGTGTGACTCTTCTGTCAAGCTTCATAAGTGGGATGACTACTTTATGGATCGATTCCATCCAAATGAGTTGGGTCACGATAAGATTGCTGAAGCCCTGATGGACACAATTGATGATCAAAATGTTTTACCTGACTATACTCAATTGCTAGAAGAGGTAGCCCAATGA
- a CDS encoding UDP-glucose dehydrogenase family protein — protein sequence MKIAVVGVGYVGLVSGVCFSELGHQVVCVDKVAEKIERLQAGEAPIYELGLQPLIVDNLDQGRLSFTTNTADAVQGAELVIIAVGTPSLPNGQANLSYIEQAAVDIAESLSGYTVVVTKSTVPVGTNEKIREIIAARTREEFDVASVPEFLREGTAVMDTMNPDRIIIGTDSVRAADKLVQLHERLTANIVITDIRSAEMIKYASNAFLATKISFINEIANICEKVGADVTQVAHGMGFDKRIGSSFLKAGIGYGGSCFPKDTQALIQIAGQMDYDFKLLKSVVEVNRDQRFNVVRKLDLLLENMEDAVIGIWGLSFKPETDDVRDAPAVEIISALLERGVRVKAYDPVAADNFRKQFGKDGVEYCSEAADAARECDALCILTEWSEFQHISPAQIESWLKRPYLIDGRNIYTEEQLAETGLVYYSVGRPGMNQGLREPVPTLS from the coding sequence TTGAAGATTGCAGTGGTTGGAGTCGGCTATGTCGGCTTGGTGTCAGGAGTATGCTTTTCAGAGCTGGGGCATCAGGTGGTGTGCGTGGATAAGGTGGCAGAGAAAATCGAACGCCTTCAGGCGGGAGAAGCTCCCATCTACGAGCTGGGCCTGCAGCCCTTGATTGTCGATAATCTGGACCAGGGACGCCTGAGCTTTACGACGAACACCGCGGACGCTGTTCAAGGGGCGGAGCTGGTTATCATCGCAGTAGGAACGCCTTCTCTGCCGAATGGCCAGGCGAATCTGAGCTATATCGAGCAGGCGGCGGTGGATATTGCGGAATCGCTGAGCGGGTATACGGTAGTCGTAACCAAGAGTACGGTTCCGGTCGGCACGAACGAGAAAATCCGGGAGATTATTGCCGCAAGAACCCGGGAGGAGTTCGACGTCGCATCTGTACCGGAATTTCTGCGGGAGGGTACAGCGGTCATGGACACGATGAATCCGGACCGAATCATTATCGGGACCGACAGTGTAAGGGCAGCCGACAAGCTGGTACAGCTTCATGAGCGGCTGACCGCAAATATTGTCATTACGGATATCCGAAGTGCCGAGATGATCAAGTACGCGTCCAACGCATTTTTAGCGACCAAAATCTCCTTTATTAATGAAATTGCCAACATATGTGAAAAGGTAGGAGCCGATGTGACTCAAGTCGCCCATGGAATGGGATTCGACAAGCGCATCGGTTCTTCTTTTTTGAAGGCGGGAATCGGGTACGGGGGCTCTTGCTTCCCTAAGGATACCCAGGCGCTGATTCAGATTGCAGGGCAGATGGACTATGATTTCAAGCTGCTGAAATCCGTCGTTGAGGTGAATCGCGATCAGCGTTTTAACGTCGTGCGTAAGCTCGACCTGCTGCTGGAGAACATGGAGGACGCGGTCATCGGCATCTGGGGGCTGTCATTCAAGCCGGAGACGGATGATGTGCGGGATGCCCCGGCTGTTGAGATTATCTCGGCGCTGCTGGAGCGGGGGGTGCGCGTGAAAGCCTACGACCCGGTCGCGGCAGATAACTTCAGGAAGCAGTTCGGGAAGGACGGCGTGGAGTATTGCAGTGAGGCTGCGGACGCTGCTCGTGAATGTGATGCCCTGTGCATTCTGACCGAGTGGAGCGAATTCCAGCATATTTCTCCGGCCCAAATTGAGAGCTGGCTGAAGAGGCCTTACCTGATTGATGGACGGAATATTTACACGGAAGAGCAGCTGGCTGAAACCGGGCTCGTGTACTATTCGGTGGGGCGTCCCGGTATGAATCAAGGCTTGCGAGAGCCGGTGCCTACCCTGTCATGA
- a CDS encoding glycosyltransferase family 4 protein, which translates to MKICFVTHKVKKGDGQGRVNYEVILEAIRRGHEILIISSELCEELSGHQKVQWIQIKVGKIPTMLLKYQWFAILSSLLILIRRNSIGLLVVNGFITYARSDINCIHFVHSAWVKSPYHPYHEQKSMKSLYQYIYNKLNSRLERNALKKTRQVIAVSKQVKHELIKDAEIPNHRIAVVSNGVDLSEFYPRSLNRADFQLDDRKTYALFVGDLKSKRKNLDTVLKAVAEVKHLELLVLGYTDKSLYPNMAKQLGISERVHFLGYRKDVAQIMSLSDFFIFPSRYEACSLVILEAMASGLPIVTSNRCGGVELLNNQSAVIINDPDDFTALVRVLIDLTSDQEKLTNMAAHAREDAEEHSWDKMSFKYMQLFNQILTSKLVSKPERI; encoded by the coding sequence ATGAAAATTTGTTTTGTGACACATAAGGTAAAGAAAGGTGACGGTCAGGGACGAGTTAACTATGAGGTGATATTGGAAGCAATAAGAAGGGGCCATGAAATTCTTATCATTTCATCGGAACTCTGTGAGGAATTGAGTGGCCACCAGAAGGTTCAGTGGATTCAGATTAAAGTAGGAAAAATTCCAACAATGCTTCTGAAGTATCAATGGTTTGCAATCCTCTCGTCTCTATTAATCCTGATTCGAAGAAATTCGATTGGACTGTTAGTGGTAAACGGGTTTATTACGTATGCCCGCTCTGATATTAATTGCATTCATTTCGTTCACAGTGCATGGGTAAAATCGCCTTATCATCCTTATCATGAACAAAAAAGCATGAAGAGCTTGTATCAATATATTTACAATAAACTGAATTCGAGACTAGAGAGGAATGCGCTTAAGAAAACTCGACAAGTCATTGCAGTCTCAAAACAGGTCAAACATGAGTTGATAAAGGATGCAGAGATACCCAATCACCGTATTGCAGTGGTTTCCAATGGAGTAGACTTAAGTGAGTTCTATCCTCGATCTTTAAACCGTGCTGATTTTCAACTAGACGATAGAAAGACATATGCACTCTTTGTTGGTGACCTTAAATCCAAACGAAAAAATCTGGATACGGTATTAAAGGCAGTGGCTGAAGTAAAGCATTTAGAATTGCTTGTACTGGGTTATACAGACAAAAGCCTATATCCTAATATGGCAAAGCAACTAGGGATCAGCGAACGCGTTCATTTTCTGGGGTACCGAAAGGATGTCGCGCAGATAATGTCTTTATCAGATTTTTTTATTTTTCCGTCCAGATACGAGGCCTGCTCTCTTGTTATTTTGGAGGCGATGGCATCCGGACTTCCGATAGTTACGAGTAATCGCTGCGGAGGGGTAGAGCTTTTAAATAATCAATCAGCTGTTATTATTAATGATCCTGATGATTTTACCGCTCTTGTTCGAGTATTAATAGACCTGACTTCAGATCAAGAAAAACTAACCAATATGGCTGCCCATGCGAGAGAAGATGCAGAGGAACATTCATGGGATAAAATGTCATTCAAGTATATGCAATTGTTTAACCAAATATTGACATCTAAACTGGTAAGCAAGCCTGAAAGGATTTAG
- a CDS encoding glycosyltransferase family 4 protein, giving the protein MKIAFYNHTSMISGAEISLLLTARHLKQAQPVLFAPEGELLDRARSLGLDVQPLPSYRARMTRNPLRLAVDLLGMLGAGWKLARQLRHSGAELVHANSIRAGIMAGSFRWLHRLPVVWHVRDLPPKGWMGRLIRWFASRSAQALIGISNPVLQEMKGQGREQRYHLVHNGVELQHLGLEERQRLRVKVRHELGAANDVEVLAIIGQIAPWKRQEDAIEAFSTLVQEGRNAVLWIVGEAKFRPENERYLEQLQQRVQSLGLSSRVRFTGFRDDVLEICCGADLLLLCSKEEPFGRVVIEAMSQGTPVIGTYGGGVPEIIEHGQSGFMYETGNVPELIRYVRLTLDNPELWSRLSENGRQRAIDHFCITQTADKVEQVYHQLLHTASGKQLEHHPVKEMM; this is encoded by the coding sequence ATGAAAATCGCATTCTATAACCATACAAGCATGATCAGCGGCGCAGAAATCAGCCTCTTGTTAACGGCCCGGCATTTGAAGCAGGCCCAGCCGGTCTTGTTCGCTCCGGAAGGCGAGCTGCTGGACAGGGCGCGAAGCCTTGGCTTGGACGTACAGCCGCTGCCGAGCTATCGGGCCCGAATGACTCGCAATCCGCTGCGGCTTGCCGTCGATCTGCTGGGGATGCTGGGTGCCGGCTGGAAGCTGGCTCGGCAGCTCAGGCACAGCGGGGCAGAGCTGGTTCATGCCAACTCCATCCGGGCCGGGATCATGGCAGGCTCTTTCCGGTGGCTGCACAGGCTCCCGGTCGTATGGCATGTGCGGGATCTGCCGCCCAAGGGCTGGATGGGCAGGCTGATCCGCTGGTTCGCTTCCCGCAGCGCACAGGCACTGATCGGTATCTCTAATCCTGTTCTCCAGGAAATGAAGGGACAGGGCCGGGAGCAGCGTTATCACCTGGTTCATAATGGTGTGGAGCTGCAGCACTTGGGCCTGGAGGAGCGGCAGCGTCTGCGTGTCAAGGTTCGCCATGAGCTTGGAGCCGCTAATGATGTCGAGGTGCTTGCTATTATTGGTCAGATTGCTCCATGGAAGAGGCAGGAGGATGCCATTGAGGCTTTTTCCACGCTGGTTCAGGAGGGTCGGAATGCGGTGCTGTGGATTGTCGGCGAAGCGAAATTCAGACCAGAGAACGAGCGTTATCTGGAGCAGCTGCAGCAACGGGTGCAGAGCCTGGGTCTGAGCAGCCGGGTTCGATTTACCGGCTTCCGGGACGATGTGCTGGAAATTTGTTGCGGAGCGGACCTCCTTTTATTATGCTCGAAGGAAGAACCCTTCGGGAGAGTCGTGATAGAGGCCATGTCCCAAGGTACACCGGTTATCGGGACTTACGGCGGCGGCGTGCCGGAGATTATTGAGCATGGACAAAGCGGCTTCATGTATGAAACCGGAAATGTCCCGGAGCTGATCCGATATGTTCGCTTAACGCTCGATAACCCCGAGCTGTGGTCCCGGCTGAGTGAGAACGGCCGGCAGCGTGCCATCGATCATTTCTGTATTACCCAGACCGCGGATAAGGTAGAGCAGGTATATCATCAGCTGCTGCATACAGCCAGTGGAAAACAGCTGGAGCATCATCCGGTAAAGGAGATGATGTGA
- a CDS encoding lipopolysaccharide biosynthesis protein: MATTKMLRAKRQWGSIGNIIQNFASNVFILGLNVFTGIIIARFLGPDGRGEQVAMIMWPRFLAYSLTLGIPAALVYYMKKKNEDQGSLYITAIYMSLLLGMLAMGVGAVIIPFWMRDYSSSVIEFAVWALVMSPVAMLGTINTSALHSREEYRIYNFMRYAPVLATLIILLTLVFTGHVNPFTTSIAFLFPAIPIAVWTTIRLISHYKIKQLNKKQSGKKLLNYGIRSYGTDVAGTFSGYVDQILVVGLLSPSALGLYIVSQNLAKILNTLQNAVTSVLFPKASGLKTADAIHLTFKVFRISVIVTLLIGLMVYIVAPYLLIILYGSLFREAVPVFRILIFQTAVTSVSWILSQGFMSTGKPGAVTIIRLTTLGLNVVLLNSLIPLLGIRGAAISLLVSSFVEFIIIFLIYTLQHKVRLKEWVLSGEDLKWIMYRMPYRKDKGNYRVHD, from the coding sequence ATGGCGACAACTAAAATGCTAAGAGCAAAAAGACAATGGGGGAGCATCGGAAACATAATACAAAACTTTGCTTCCAACGTCTTTATTCTCGGACTTAATGTATTCACCGGTATTATTATTGCAAGATTCTTGGGTCCTGATGGCCGTGGGGAACAAGTAGCTATGATCATGTGGCCTAGATTTTTAGCTTATTCATTGACATTGGGAATACCGGCCGCTTTGGTATACTATATGAAGAAAAAGAACGAGGATCAAGGATCTCTATATATTACTGCAATTTATATGAGTCTGCTGCTGGGCATGCTGGCAATGGGAGTCGGTGCGGTAATAATTCCTTTTTGGATGAGGGATTATTCATCATCAGTCATTGAATTTGCTGTGTGGGCACTGGTAATGTCTCCTGTGGCCATGCTCGGAACGATTAATACATCTGCATTGCATTCGAGGGAAGAGTATCGGATATATAACTTTATGCGCTATGCACCAGTGCTAGCCACACTGATCATTCTATTGACGCTTGTCTTTACAGGTCATGTCAATCCGTTTACGACTTCGATAGCTTTTTTGTTCCCAGCAATTCCAATTGCGGTATGGACAACCATCCGCCTTATATCCCATTACAAGATAAAACAGCTTAATAAGAAGCAATCGGGAAAAAAGCTGTTGAACTATGGTATAAGGTCCTATGGAACTGATGTGGCAGGAACCTTTTCAGGTTATGTTGACCAGATTCTCGTTGTTGGCTTGTTGTCTCCAAGTGCTCTTGGCTTATACATCGTTTCTCAGAATCTGGCCAAAATATTGAATACATTGCAAAATGCGGTTACCTCAGTTCTGTTTCCAAAAGCATCGGGACTTAAGACGGCGGATGCAATTCACTTAACGTTTAAAGTATTTCGCATAAGCGTGATCGTTACCCTGCTGATAGGTCTTATGGTTTATATTGTCGCTCCCTATCTGCTTATTATTTTGTATGGAAGCTTATTTCGGGAAGCTGTTCCCGTATTTAGAATTCTTATATTTCAAACTGCTGTTACAAGTGTCTCTTGGATATTGTCTCAGGGATTTATGTCTACGGGGAAACCTGGTGCAGTCACAATAATTCGATTGACGACACTCGGACTAAATGTTGTTCTTCTTAATTCTCTAATCCCTCTACTAGGAATTAGAGGTGCGGCTATTTCGTTGTTAGTTTCGTCTTTTGTAGAATTCATTATAATTTTTCTTATCTATACCCTTCAACATAAAGTCCGATTAAAAGAGTGGGTGCTCTCGGGTGAGGATCTAAAATGGATAATGTATCGAATGCCTTACCGAAAAGACAAAGGCAATTATCGGGTACATGATTAA
- a CDS encoding glycosyltransferase family 4 protein, which produces MNVLSTGMGWIDIQHGGLNRYFADYTRAMSEYGHRGMGVVVAPRDARLPQERGIDNAASDIRINHFLNRMKVVQRHAVQAVRSFQPDVFNPHFAFYTTMVTRKQIPLHVPIVTHFHGPWAMESKVEENAKTGLMNEARFWLKKQVEQLTYRRSDSFIVLSQYFRDVLVHTYGINKSKIHIIPGAVDHMLFQPSSDREKLRAELGFAAGQPVLFCIRRLVRRMGIDRLIYAMREVIQHHPDAVLWIGGDGPLRTELENMIHELDLSAQVKLLGRISNEELVRCYQAADISIVPTQTLEGFGLITVESLACGTPVLGTPYGGTREILEDVEKELLFTDGTAESISRKIIDVLDHPALLPSREACRAKVLERYTWSRVASAVTDVFAEEIQKRRTFRP; this is translated from the coding sequence ATGAATGTACTATCGACCGGCATGGGCTGGATAGATATTCAGCATGGCGGGCTTAACCGGTATTTTGCCGATTATACAAGGGCAATGAGTGAGTATGGCCATCGGGGTATGGGCGTAGTGGTTGCTCCGAGAGATGCCCGGCTGCCCCAGGAGCGCGGCATCGACAATGCCGCTTCCGATATTCGGATCAATCATTTCTTGAATCGGATGAAAGTGGTGCAACGGCATGCGGTCCAGGCAGTTCGAAGCTTTCAGCCGGATGTATTCAATCCGCATTTCGCCTTCTATACCACGATGGTGACGCGAAAGCAGATTCCGTTGCACGTTCCCATCGTGACGCACTTCCACGGCCCTTGGGCTATGGAGTCGAAGGTAGAGGAGAATGCGAAGACGGGTTTGATGAACGAAGCCAGGTTTTGGCTGAAAAAACAGGTAGAGCAGCTTACATACCGCCGCTCCGACAGCTTTATTGTACTGAGCCAGTATTTTCGGGATGTGCTGGTTCACACGTACGGCATAAACAAGTCCAAGATTCATATCATCCCCGGCGCGGTAGACCATATGCTGTTTCAGCCATCTTCGGATCGGGAGAAACTGCGCGCGGAGCTGGGCTTTGCTGCAGGTCAGCCGGTGCTGTTCTGCATCCGCCGGCTGGTTCGCCGGATGGGAATCGACCGCCTGATCTACGCCATGAGGGAGGTGATCCAGCACCATCCGGATGCCGTCCTGTGGATTGGGGGTGACGGACCGCTGCGTACAGAGCTGGAAAATATGATTCACGAGCTTGATCTCTCTGCGCAAGTGAAGCTGCTAGGTCGCATCTCGAATGAGGAGCTGGTCCGTTGTTACCAGGCTGCAGATATCAGCATTGTACCGACACAGACGCTGGAGGGCTTCGGACTGATTACGGTTGAATCCCTGGCCTGTGGAACGCCGGTTCTGGGAACGCCTTACGGTGGAACGCGGGAGATTCTGGAGGATGTGGAGAAGGAACTGCTGTTCACAGACGGCACGGCGGAATCCATCAGCCGCAAAATTATCGACGTCCTGGATCACCCGGCGCTGCTTCCCTCTAGAGAAGCCTGCCGCGCTAAAGTTTTGGAGCGCTATACCTGGAGCAGGGTGGCGTCAGCAGTGACTGACGTGTTCGCCGAGGAAATTCAGAAGAGGAGGACATTTCGGCCATGA
- a CDS encoding glycosyltransferase, which translates to MHIANHVKECGNGIVNVMVDLACEQARLGHNVAVASAGGGYTQLLHKHGITHYNLNQTRRPVPMLQAFFHFRKMLKAFQPDIIHAHMMTGALLSRLLKGFHKYKIITHVHNEFQKSANIMKVGDSVIAVSQAVAESMQRRGIVANKLHVVRNGTIGSPRTEVSTEVVLEGIPIVTVAGMYVRKGIAELIEAFNVVAKEYEEAHLYLVGDGPDREAFEAQADTSHYRERIHFLGYQSDPRAYMKAADIFVLASHKDPFPLVLIEAREAGCAIIATEVDGMPEALEFGQYGLLVPPQSAEELSKGIMAMLKYPDVLNAYRTKASQGLEYYSVERVARDTLEIYQNTLIS; encoded by the coding sequence TTGCATATCGCAAATCATGTAAAAGAATGCGGGAACGGCATTGTCAACGTGATGGTGGACTTAGCCTGCGAGCAGGCCAGACTCGGCCACAATGTAGCGGTTGCCTCGGCGGGAGGGGGGTATACTCAGCTGCTCCATAAACACGGAATCACACATTATAATCTGAATCAAACTCGAAGGCCGGTGCCGATGCTCCAGGCCTTTTTTCATTTCCGAAAAATGCTGAAGGCATTCCAGCCTGACATTATTCATGCGCATATGATGACCGGTGCCTTGCTTTCCCGGCTGCTGAAAGGCTTTCACAAATACAAAATCATTACCCATGTTCACAATGAGTTTCAAAAGAGCGCCAATATCATGAAGGTGGGAGATTCGGTGATTGCTGTAAGTCAAGCTGTTGCGGAGTCCATGCAGCGCAGAGGAATTGTAGCCAACAAACTGCATGTGGTTCGTAACGGGACCATAGGTAGTCCACGCACGGAGGTCTCGACCGAGGTTGTTCTCGAAGGGATTCCGATTGTAACAGTGGCAGGCATGTATGTGAGAAAAGGGATTGCCGAGCTTATAGAGGCGTTCAATGTTGTGGCAAAAGAGTATGAAGAAGCTCATTTATATCTAGTTGGAGACGGTCCGGACAGGGAAGCATTTGAAGCTCAAGCAGACACTTCGCATTACCGAGAACGAATCCATTTTCTTGGATATCAATCCGATCCGCGAGCTTATATGAAAGCTGCAGATATTTTCGTATTAGCGTCACATAAAGATCCTTTTCCATTAGTGCTGATCGAAGCCCGTGAAGCTGGCTGTGCTATTATTGCAACCGAAGTGGACGGTATGCCGGAGGCCCTAGAGTTTGGACAATACGGATTGCTCGTACCTCCCCAATCGGCGGAGGAGCTTTCCAAAGGAATTATGGCTATGCTGAAATATCCTGACGTTCTAAACGCTTACCGGACAAAAGCATCGCAGGGGCTGGAGTACTACAGCGTCGAGCGGGTAGCTAGAGACACTCTTGAGATTTACCAGAATACACTGATCAGCTAA